One part of the Desulfonema ishimotonii genome encodes these proteins:
- a CDS encoding transporter substrate-binding domain-containing protein produces the protein MKRMFRVWLVMCIAVTFVLPACLWAGETLDAVKKKGVVTVGVNGSLFGFGMPDEKGAWKGLDVDTGRAVAAAVFGDATKVKFVPLTAVQRFTDLQSGEIDVLCRNATRTLNRDTALGLDFVHPNYYDGQGFLISKKLGVKSARELDGATVCVLPGTTTISGDSILKAA, from the coding sequence ATGAAACGAATGTTCAGAGTATGGTTGGTGATGTGTATTGCAGTGACCTTCGTCCTGCCCGCATGTCTCTGGGCCGGTGAAACCCTGGATGCCGTGAAGAAAAAGGGGGTTGTGACGGTCGGCGTCAACGGCAGTCTGTTCGGTTTCGGTATGCCGGATGAAAAAGGAGCGTGGAAAGGCCTGGATGTGGACACCGGCCGCGCAGTTGCTGCGGCGGTATTCGGGGATGCCACCAAAGTGAAGTTTGTGCCCCTGACAGCGGTTCAGCGATTTACGGACCTCCAGTCCGGCGAGATCGACGTGCTGTGCCGGAACGCCACCCGGACGCTGAACCGTGACACGGCCCTGGGGCTGGACTTTGTTCATCCCAACTACTACGACGGCCAGGGCTTTCTCATTTCCAAAAAGCTGGGCGTCAAGAGCGCCAGAGAGCTGGACGGGGCCACGGTCTGCGTCCTGCCCGGCACTACCACCATCTCCGGGGATTCAATTTTGAAGGCGGCATGA
- a CDS encoding ABC transporter permease subunit, whose product MSISPEFTALLFGLVLYTSAFVAEIVRAGIQSVSKGQTEAAMSIGLRPGLILNLIILPQALRVIIPPLTSQLLNLIKNSSLAVVIGFPDFVSVANTSINQTGQAIEGIALIMAVYLFFSLTISLYMNWYNKKARLIER is encoded by the coding sequence ATGAGTATCAGCCCGGAGTTTACAGCCCTCCTTTTCGGACTGGTTCTCTACACGTCCGCCTTTGTGGCCGAGATTGTCCGGGCCGGTATCCAGTCGGTGAGCAAAGGACAGACCGAGGCCGCCATGTCGATCGGGCTTCGCCCGGGCCTGATACTCAACCTGATCATCCTGCCCCAGGCCCTGCGGGTCATCATCCCGCCTCTCACCAGCCAGTTGCTCAACCTGATCAAAAACAGTTCCCTTGCCGTTGTCATCGGGTTTCCCGATTTCGTTTCCGTCGCCAACACCAGCATCAATCAGACCGGACAGGCCATCGAGGGGATCGCCCTGATCATGGCGGTCTATCTCTTTTTCAGTCTGACCATATCGCTTTATATGAACTGGTACAATAAAAAGGCCCGGCTCATCGAACGATAG
- a CDS encoding ABC transporter permease subunit (The N-terminal region of this protein, as described by TIGR01726, is a three transmembrane segment that identifies a subfamily of ABC transporter permease subunits, which specificities that include histidine, arginine, glutamine, glutamate, L-cystine (sic), the opines (in Agrobacterium) octopine and nopaline, etc.) has translation MNDESVKQPDDIKPPVTHIGAIGWIRANLFNSAFNSVLTLLILFCLWKTVPPFVKWAFIDSVWATGSEGCRNADGACWSVIPSNIRFIMFGFYPADRQWRPLTAMILLLVLLMRGGVPGLVTVESTQWGGLPLTLLLSVFGLAAAYPVGIVLALGRQSRMPAIRSLCVIYIEMIRGVPLISLLFMSSIIFPLFLPEGVTINKILRAQVAIIMFTAAYVAEVVRGACRPCPGASLKRPIPSVSTIVRPCG, from the coding sequence GTGAATGACGAATCTGTAAAACAGCCTGACGACATCAAACCGCCCGTGACCCATATCGGGGCGATCGGCTGGATCAGAGCCAACCTGTTTAACAGCGCCTTCAACTCCGTTCTGACCCTGCTGATCCTGTTCTGCCTCTGGAAAACGGTGCCGCCCTTTGTGAAGTGGGCGTTTATCGACAGCGTGTGGGCCACCGGAAGCGAGGGATGCCGGAATGCGGACGGGGCGTGCTGGTCCGTTATTCCGTCCAACATCCGGTTTATCATGTTCGGATTTTACCCGGCGGACCGGCAGTGGCGGCCCCTGACCGCCATGATTCTTCTGCTTGTCCTGCTGATGCGGGGCGGGGTTCCCGGTCTGGTAACGGTTGAAAGCACCCAGTGGGGCGGCCTGCCCCTGACGCTTTTGCTCTCGGTCTTCGGACTGGCTGCCGCCTATCCCGTGGGCATTGTGCTGGCTCTGGGGCGGCAGTCCCGGATGCCCGCCATCAGAAGCCTGTGCGTGATCTACATCGAGATGATCCGGGGCGTTCCGCTGATCAGCCTGCTCTTCATGTCCTCGATCATCTTTCCGCTCTTTCTGCCCGAAGGCGTCACCATCAACAAGATCCTCCGGGCACAGGTGGCGATTATCATGTTTACGGCAGCCTATGTGGCCGAGGTGGTCCGGGGGGCTTGCAGGCCGTGCCCAGGGGCCAGTTTGAAGCGGCCGATTCCATCGGTCTCAACTATTGTCAGACCATGCGGCTGA
- a CDS encoding ABC transporter permease subunit, producing MPRGQFEAADSIGLNYCQTMRLIILPQALKIVIPPTVSVLISAFKDTSLVVIIALFDILKTTQSTLANPQWNGFSSEAYIFLAAVYFICCFFMSTWSRQLEKELRT from the coding sequence GTGCCCAGGGGCCAGTTTGAAGCGGCCGATTCCATCGGTCTCAACTATTGTCAGACCATGCGGCTGATCATTCTGCCCCAGGCCCTGAAGATCGTCATTCCGCCCACCGTGAGCGTGCTGATCTCGGCCTTCAAGGACACCTCTCTGGTGGTCATCATCGCCCTGTTCGACATCCTGAAAACCACCCAGTCCACCCTCGCCAATCCCCAATGGAACGGCTTCTCCTCCGAGGCCTACATTTTCCTGGCGGCGGTCTATTTTATCTGCTGCTTTTTCATGTCCACATGGAGCCGGCAGCTGGAAAAGGAACTGAGAACCTGA
- a CDS encoding substrate-binding periplasmic protein: MKIKIAVLLILTVFLTGTRAICAEDLTILTEEWPPVSFSAPDGPAGLGVDVVREILRRVKREDNIAVVPWARGWKMVTEYPNVILFTMTRTPEREKLVTMIGPVAIGTINFYAKKGSGIRIKTLADAKKVNSIGVSRAAVEEQILTKEGFTNLEATHNPLFSAKKLMKGRIDIWCNANLVAGKILEEAGYSLNDVENVHTLRENHLYIAMSKGTSGDVIVKWLDALTKMKKDGTFTRIYNRWLPGETPPEKTERIGISG; encoded by the coding sequence ATGAAAATCAAAATTGCTGTTTTGCTCATTCTGACTGTTTTTTTAACGGGCACGCGGGCCATTTGTGCCGAAGATCTGACAATCCTCACCGAGGAATGGCCTCCGGTCAGCTTTTCCGCACCGGACGGACCTGCCGGACTGGGCGTGGATGTGGTCCGGGAAATTCTCAGGCGGGTAAAGAGGGAAGACAATATCGCCGTTGTCCCCTGGGCGCGCGGCTGGAAAATGGTCACGGAATATCCGAATGTTATTCTGTTTACCATGACCCGAACCCCGGAACGGGAAAAGCTGGTGACAATGATCGGCCCGGTGGCCATCGGAACAATAAATTTTTATGCCAAAAAAGGAAGCGGTATCAGAATTAAGACACTGGCGGATGCGAAAAAAGTAAATTCCATCGGGGTTTCCCGGGCGGCTGTTGAGGAACAGATTTTAACAAAAGAGGGGTTTACCAATCTGGAAGCCACACACAATCCGCTGTTTTCCGCCAAAAAACTGATGAAAGGCCGCATTGATATCTGGTGTAATGCGAACCTTGTGGCCGGAAAGATACTGGAGGAGGCGGGCTACTCGCTCAATGATGTTGAAAATGTCCATACCCTCAGAGAAAATCACCTTTATATTGCCATGTCAAAGGGGACGTCCGGGGACGTCATTGTCAAATGGCTGGATGCCCTGACGAAGATGAAAAAAGACGGCACCTTTACCCGGATTTATAACAGATGGCTGCCCGGAGAGACACCGCCGGAGAAAACCGAACGCATCGGAATATCCGGCTGA
- a CDS encoding amino acid ABC transporter ATP-binding protein, which yields MNNTGPKTNAQQASEEPIIRISEMHKWYGEFHVLKNISLDVMPKERIVVCGPSGSGKSTMIRCINRLEEHQRGKIIVDGIELTNNLKNIEKIREEVGMVFQHFNLFPHLTILENLSLGPVWVRKVPKKEAEETAMYYLEKVHIAEQAHKYPGQLSGGQQQRVAVARSLCMKPRVMLFDEPTSALDPEMVKEVLDVMISLAQEGMTMIVVTHEMGFAKSVAHRVLFMDAGQIVEQNAPDEFFSNPQNERTQLFLSQILH from the coding sequence ATGAACAACACTGGCCCCAAAACAAATGCTCAGCAGGCATCGGAAGAACCGATCATCCGAATCAGCGAAATGCACAAATGGTATGGTGAATTCCATGTGCTGAAAAACATCAGCCTCGATGTCATGCCCAAAGAGCGCATCGTGGTCTGCGGTCCCTCCGGGTCGGGCAAATCGACCATGATCCGCTGCATCAACCGGCTGGAGGAACACCAGCGGGGCAAGATCATCGTGGACGGCATCGAACTGACCAACAACCTCAAAAATATTGAAAAGATCCGCGAAGAGGTGGGTATGGTGTTTCAGCATTTCAACCTTTTTCCCCACCTGACCATCCTGGAAAACCTGAGTCTCGGCCCGGTCTGGGTCCGCAAGGTTCCCAAAAAAGAGGCCGAGGAGACCGCCATGTACTACCTGGAAAAGGTCCATATCGCGGAGCAGGCCCATAAATATCCGGGCCAGCTTTCCGGAGGCCAGCAGCAGCGCGTGGCTGTGGCCCGAAGCCTCTGCATGAAGCCCAGGGTGATGCTCTTTGACGAGCCGACATCGGCCCTGGACCCGGAAATGGTCAAGGAGGTGCTGGATGTGATGATCAGTCTGGCTCAGGAAGGCATGACCATGATCGTGGTCACCCACGAGATGGGGTTTGCCAAAAGCGTGGCCCACCGGGTGCTGTTCATGGACGCCGGCCAAATTGTGGAACAGAACGCGCCGGACGAATTCTTCTCCAACCCGCAGAACGAAAGAACCCAGCTCTTTCTGAGCCAGATCCTTCACTGA
- a CDS encoding regulatory protein RecX, with protein sequence MGGDTRRAAMDAAVRLLARRNHSAYELSQKLRQRGFGNGEIETVLAECERYHYIDDEETARSFFRELKARGHGFQRIRQEMKKKGLAGDAVDALLGEYAESADEVTNARRAIEKKQARFERETDPRKRREKIYRFLCSRGYSRAVISTLMGEIA encoded by the coding sequence ATGGGCGGTGACACGCGACGCGCGGCAATGGATGCGGCGGTCCGGCTTCTGGCCCGCCGGAATCACTCAGCATACGAACTGTCGCAGAAGCTGAGGCAGCGCGGTTTCGGAAACGGGGAGATTGAAACGGTGCTGGCCGAGTGCGAACGGTATCATTATATTGACGATGAGGAGACGGCCCGGTCTTTCTTCCGGGAGCTGAAGGCCAGGGGACACGGTTTCCAGCGTATCCGCCAGGAAATGAAGAAAAAGGGGCTGGCCGGAGATGCCGTTGACGCGCTGCTGGGGGAATATGCCGAAAGCGCTGATGAGGTGACCAATGCCCGCCGGGCCATCGAAAAAAAGCAGGCCCGGTTCGAACGGGAGACAGATCCCCGGAAGCGGCGCGAAAAGATCTACCGGTTTCTCTGTTCGCGGGGGTATTCCCGCGCCGTCATCTCAACGCTCATGGGGGAAATTGCGTAG
- a CDS encoding right-handed parallel beta-helix repeat-containing protein, which translates to MAVSAQAATIYVNSGATGANDGSSWADAYTDLQTALTSATADHEIWVAAGVYKPGTARGDSFVMKSGVALYGGFPATGDPGMADRDWEIHKTILSGDIDNNDTNTDGNFIAETLSDIQGANSYHMVKGGGTDSTAVLDGFIITAGQANESYPESGGGMYNEYSNPTVNNCVFSGNFAESGGGVYNECSNPTMNNCTFSGNSASDGGGMHNAFNSTPKMSNCIFSGNSAEYGGGGMLNLESSPTVSNSTFLENSAEYGGGMFNGHGSPTVNNCTFSGNSAEYTGGGMDNSESSPTVKDCTFSGNSASKGGGMHNDYDGNPTINNCTFSGNSASKGGGMYNDYDGNPTINNCTFSGNSASKGGGMYNYYNSNATMTDCTFSKNSAENGGGGMYNDNGNATMTNCTFSENSAEFGGGMYNHYNSNPTMTDCTFSGNSAEVGGGMYNDDNSSPALNNCTFTGNSAKHGGGMSNSYSSPTMTDCIFSENFAEYAGGGMCNGDSNPTITACTFTGNSAERGGGVYNEIDSSPTMTGCTFTGNSAKRGGGVYNEFDSNPTVTDCAFSENSASSDFDGAGGGMYNHYGNPTVSNCTFTGNSAEHGNGGGIYNDYGNPTVSNCTFSGNSAEHGGGGMYNYKSSPAVTACIFSENSAGFGSGMYNYGSSVVVKNCTFSENSASDGGGIYNHENSNAAVKNCTFIRNSAFNGGGMYNCENSSMMVNNCTFSGNSAEHGGGGMYNYKSSPAVSNCTFSGNSVAYDDGGGMYNYDNSNPAVSNCTFLGNSAEYDGGGMHNYKNSSPKVSTCTFSGNSAQKSGGGMFNDDNSSPTVTNCIFWNNSSEIETDGTGTATVSYSVVRGGFAGTGNIDQDPLFVTPADPSAAPTTAGDLHLQAGSPAIDAGNNSALPTDTGDADDDGNTTETIDTDADGNPRIIGDVADMGAYEALYKTVITGLPSGTANSASASATVGGHGIVAYRYKLDNGAWSGEIPMGAPISLTGLSNGTHTLYVIGKRSDGIWQPESDPTTATWTVRVLPGVITGTVSNIIATSATCGGSVTFEGGYSIHNKGICWNTSSPPHVSTSPHTEQGDELGDFVSDITGLEPDTTYYVRAYAQFRSGSATYTVYGETESFTTPPEDEALPGDVNGDEKTDLADAILILQILSGIDTGDAAISTDADVDGDGQLGIPEVIHILRAISQQ; encoded by the coding sequence GTGGCAGTATCGGCGCAGGCAGCAACGATTTATGTCAATTCAGGTGCAACAGGGGCAAATGACGGCAGCAGTTGGGCGGATGCTTACACCGATTTACAGACTGCGCTGACAAGTGCGACTGCCGACCATGAAATATGGGTTGCAGCCGGTGTCTATAAACCAGGAACTGCCCGTGGAGATTCATTTGTAATGAAAAGCGGCGTGGCCCTGTACGGCGGGTTTCCGGCCACCGGTGATCCTGGAATGGCGGACCGGGACTGGGAAATCCATAAAACCATTCTGAGCGGGGATATCGACAATAACGATACCAATACCGACGGCAACTTCATCGCTGAAACCCTTTCAGATATTCAGGGCGCCAACAGCTATCATATGGTAAAGGGTGGCGGCACAGACAGCACTGCTGTTCTGGATGGGTTTATCATTACCGCCGGGCAGGCGAATGAAAGCTACCCTGAATCCGGCGGCGGGATGTATAATGAGTATAGCAATCCGACGGTGAACAACTGCGTTTTCTCCGGAAATTTTGCTGAATCCGGCGGCGGGGTGTATAATGAGTGCAGCAACCCGACGATGAATAATTGCACATTCTCCGGAAATTCTGCTTCTGACGGCGGCGGGATGCATAATGCTTTTAACAGCACCCCGAAGATGAGCAACTGCATCTTCTCCGGAAATTCCGCTGAATACGGCGGCGGCGGAATGCTTAACCTGGAGAGCAGTCCGACGGTGAGTAACTCCACCTTCTTAGAAAATTCCGCTGAATACGGTGGCGGAATGTTTAACGGACATGGCAGTCCTACAGTGAACAACTGCACCTTCTCTGGAAATTCTGCTGAATACACCGGCGGCGGAATGGATAACTCTGAGAGCAGTCCGACGGTGAAAGATTGTACTTTCTCCGGGAATTCCGCTTCTAAAGGAGGGGGAATGCATAATGATTATGACGGTAATCCCACGATAAACAACTGTACTTTCTCCGGGAATTCCGCTTCTAAAGGGGGGGGAATGTATAATGATTATGACGGTAATCCCACGATAAACAACTGTACTTTCTCCGGGAATTCCGCTTCTAAAGGGGGGGGAATGTATAACTATTACAACAGCAACGCGACGATGACCGACTGCACCTTTTCTAAAAATTCCGCTGAAAACGGCGGTGGCGGGATGTATAACGATAACGGCAACGCAACGATGACCAACTGTACTTTCTCTGAAAATTCCGCTGAATTCGGCGGTGGGATGTATAACCATTACAACAGCAATCCGACAATGACCGACTGCACCTTCTCTGGAAATTCCGCTGAGGTCGGCGGCGGGATGTATAACGATGATAACAGCAGTCCGGCGCTGAACAACTGCACCTTCACCGGAAATTCCGCTAAGCATGGCGGTGGGATGTCAAATTCTTACAGTAGTCCGACAATGACTGATTGCATTTTCTCTGAAAATTTCGCTGAATACGCTGGCGGTGGGATGTGCAACGGAGACAGCAATCCGACGATAACGGCCTGCACCTTCACCGGAAATTCCGCTGAACGCGGCGGCGGAGTTTATAATGAGATTGACAGCAGTCCGACGATGACCGGCTGTACCTTCACCGGAAATTCCGCTAAACGCGGCGGTGGGGTTTATAATGAGTTTGACAGCAATCCGACGGTAACTGACTGCGCCTTTTCCGAAAATTCCGCTTCTTCTGATTTTGACGGTGCTGGCGGCGGGATGTATAACCATTATGGCAACCCGACAGTGAGCAACTGCACCTTCACCGGGAATTCCGCTGAACACGGCAACGGCGGCGGGATATATAATGATTATGGCAACCCGACGGTGAGCAACTGCACCTTTTCCGGAAATTCCGCTGAACATGGCGGCGGCGGGATGTATAACTATAAGAGCAGTCCGGCGGTGACTGCCTGCATCTTTTCTGAAAATTCCGCCGGGTTTGGCAGCGGGATGTATAATTATGGCAGCAGTGTGGTGGTGAAAAACTGCACTTTCTCCGAAAATTCCGCTTCTGATGGCGGCGGGATATATAATCATGAAAACAGCAATGCGGCAGTGAAAAACTGTACCTTCATCCGAAATTCCGCTTTTAACGGCGGCGGGATGTATAACTGTGAGAACAGCAGTATGATGGTGAATAATTGCACCTTTTCCGGAAATTCCGCTGAACATGGCGGCGGCGGGATGTATAACTATAAGAGCAGTCCGGCGGTGAGCAACTGTACCTTTTCCGGAAATTCCGTTGCATACGACGACGGCGGTGGGATGTATAACTATGATAATAGCAATCCGGCGGTAAGTAACTGCACTTTTTTAGGAAATTCCGCTGAATACGATGGCGGCGGGATGCATAATTATAAAAACAGCAGCCCGAAAGTAAGCACCTGCACCTTTTCCGGAAATTCAGCTCAAAAAAGCGGCGGCGGGATGTTTAACGATGATAACAGCAGCCCGACAGTGACCAACTGCATCTTCTGGAACAATTCATCTGAAATTGAAACAGACGGAACCGGGACTGCCACAGTAAGCTATTCCGTTGTGCGGGGTGGATTTGCCGGTACAGGCAATATTGACCAGGACCCGTTGTTCGTCACGCCTGCTGATCCGTCCGCAGCGCCGACAACTGCCGGAGATTTGCACCTGCAAGCCGGTTCTCCGGCCATTGATGCCGGGAATAACAGCGCACTGCCGACTGACACAGGGGATGCGGATGATGACGGTAACACGACGGAGACAATTGATACGGATGCGGACGGAAATCCCCGCATTATAGGCGATGTTGCGGATATGGGGGCTTATGAAGCCCTGTATAAAACCGTTATAACCGGCCTTCCGTCCGGTACGGCAAACTCAGCTTCCGCTTCCGCAACCGTGGGCGGTCATGGCATTGTCGCCTACAGATACAAACTGGACAATGGCGCATGGTCCGGCGAAATCCCGATGGGTGCGCCCATCAGCCTCACTGGTCTGTCCAATGGCACACACACTCTGTATGTCATCGGCAAAAGATCCGACGGCATATGGCAGCCCGAATCCGATCCCACAACCGCCACATGGACGGTGAGAGTTTTGCCGGGTGTCATTACCGGCACAGTCAGCAATATCATCGCCACGTCAGCCACATGCGGCGGCAGCGTAACTTTTGAAGGCGGATATTCCATTCATAACAAAGGTATCTGCTGGAACACCTCATCCCCTCCGCACGTATCTACTTCCCCGCACACAGAGCAGGGCGATGAACTCGGCGATTTCGTCAGCGACATCACCGGGCTGGAACCGGACACGACCTACTATGTCCGGGCCTACGCACAGTTCAGATCCGGGAGCGCCACTTACACGGTTTACGGAGAAACGGAATCCTTCACAACCCCGCCGGAAGACGAGGCTCTGCCGGGTGACGTGAACGGCGACGAAAAGACGGATCTGGCGGACGCCATCCTGATCCTGCAAATCCTCTCCGGCATCGATACCGGTGACGCCGCCATCAGCACGGATGCGGACGTGGACGGCGACGGACAGCTCGGCATCCCCGAAGTGATCCACATCCTCCGGGCCATCTCCCAGCAGTAG
- a CDS encoding DUF362 domain-containing protein produces MNTSVVSVVRYEKPELSVRKAVELSGGLKHLSARTRVFIKPNIVFWTKAAPLPKWGVITTSRIVEDMVILLREHGVADITIGEGMVTMNPKDTETPAHAFQSLGYDVLKKRYGVRYINVFERPFEKVDLGDGVGLNFNADILHSDLVVDLPVLKTHAQTVVSLGIKNLKGTIDIPSRKKCHSADPDRDLNFMVARLADKMPPVFTLIDGIYSNERGPVFDGRPRRSDLLIASTDILSADLVGATVLGHDPAQVPHLVHAAKNRGRTPDLSGIEVVGESVEAVTDPHPYSFPYNEQETLPLPMTKMGITGLDYKKYDLTMCTYCSLYNGAVLGAIAMAWKGEPWDDVEVLTGKSMQPAPGKKKTILMGKCMYQAHKDNPNIREAIAVKGCPPKPKQIIEAFHKAGIPIDPGIIENAEALPGMLMAKYKDRPEFEEAMFRIA; encoded by the coding sequence ATGAACACGTCGGTTGTCTCCGTTGTACGATACGAAAAACCGGAATTGTCGGTCAGAAAAGCGGTCGAACTTTCAGGGGGGCTGAAACACCTCTCGGCCCGGACCAGGGTCTTCATAAAGCCGAACATCGTCTTCTGGACAAAGGCGGCCCCGCTTCCCAAATGGGGCGTCATCACCACCTCCCGTATCGTGGAGGACATGGTGATTCTCCTCAGGGAACACGGCGTGGCGGATATCACCATCGGGGAAGGCATGGTCACCATGAACCCCAAAGACACGGAAACACCGGCCCACGCCTTTCAAAGCCTCGGATATGATGTGCTGAAAAAGCGTTACGGGGTCCGGTATATCAACGTGTTTGAGCGCCCTTTTGAGAAAGTGGACCTGGGCGACGGCGTCGGGCTGAACTTCAACGCCGATATCCTGCACAGCGACCTGGTGGTGGATCTGCCGGTGCTGAAAACCCACGCCCAGACCGTTGTCAGCCTCGGCATTAAAAACCTCAAGGGGACCATCGACATTCCGTCCCGCAAAAAATGCCATAGTGCCGACCCGGACAGAGATCTCAACTTCATGGTGGCGCGGCTGGCCGATAAAATGCCGCCCGTCTTCACCCTGATTGACGGCATTTACTCCAACGAGCGCGGACCCGTATTTGACGGACGCCCCCGCCGCAGCGATCTCCTGATCGCATCGACCGATATCCTCTCCGCCGATCTGGTCGGGGCCACGGTTCTCGGCCACGATCCCGCCCAGGTGCCCCACCTGGTTCATGCGGCGAAAAACAGGGGCCGCACCCCGGATCTGTCAGGCATTGAGGTGGTGGGCGAATCGGTTGAGGCCGTGACCGATCCCCACCCGTACAGCTTTCCCTATAACGAACAGGAAACCCTTCCGCTGCCCATGACAAAGATGGGCATCACGGGACTTGACTATAAGAAATACGACCTGACCATGTGTACCTACTGCTCACTTTACAACGGCGCGGTACTCGGCGCCATTGCAATGGCATGGAAGGGAGAACCCTGGGATGACGTGGAGGTGCTGACCGGAAAATCGATGCAGCCTGCTCCCGGAAAGAAGAAGACGATTCTGATGGGAAAATGCATGTATCAGGCCCATAAAGACAACCCGAACATCCGGGAGGCCATCGCGGTCAAGGGGTGCCCGCCAAAGCCCAAACAGATCATCGAGGCATTTCACAAGGCGGGCATCCCCATTGATCCGGGAATTATCGAAAACGCCGAGGCCCTGCCGGGCATGCTCATGGCAAAATACAAAGACAGACCGGAGTTTGAGGAGGCGATGTTCCGCATCGCGTGA